Proteins from one Triticum aestivum cultivar Chinese Spring chromosome 7A, IWGSC CS RefSeq v2.1, whole genome shotgun sequence genomic window:
- the LOC123147399 gene encoding BTB/POZ domain-containing protein At5g41330-like codes for MTARGKGTKHSLGAPDGAPATASGALYWADSPSSSVLSMAATAASETASQWLFASFESARRNSSAVVASDLNSLSPVVEIGRKEVFDTDIEAAIPPTKLGWLAGHSLLLAAGSHSGPAGMVGDIRLWDVRASSTVPVWEVREKDDCFADVAASDSPSALFKVGAASSEVFVADLRRFSGDGISVDPWVCIGDMQRAGAATTSRRKDGNGCRIECYRSWVFVARGAYAEVWTQVEITSEPREKKVMRRNWVGNGPSMVTADGEEKAKIVSWAFGGSRMALARVDKRSVEVWDSASGTISGE; via the coding sequence ATGACAGCGAGGGGTAAGGGGACCAAACATTCCCTTGGGGCGCCGGACGGCGCCCCTGCCACAGCTTCCGGTGCTCTATATTGGGCAGACTCGCCTTCTTCTTCTGTGCTGTCTATGGCCGCCACAGCGGCCTCAGAAACGGCATCACAGTGGCTCTTTGCCAGCTTCGAGTCAGCGCGACGGAATTCGAGCGCCGTGGTGGCCTCCGATCTGAATTCTCTGTCACCTGTAGTGGAAATCGGGCGGAAGGAGGTGTTCGACACGGACATTGAGGCAGCAATACCACCTACCAAGCTCGGCTGGCTTGCTGGGCACAGTCTCTTGCTTGCGGCCGGATCACACTCCGGGCCGGCTGGAATGGTGGGGGACATACGCCTGTGGGATGTCCGGGCAAGCTCGACGGTGCCAGTGTGGGAGGTGAGGGAGAAGGACGACTGCTTTGCAGATGTTGCTGCATCAGACTCACCGTCGGCATTGTTTAAGGTAGGGGCTGCCTCCAGTGAGGTTTTCGTGGCTGACTTGAGGAGATTTAGTGGTGATGGCATCAGTGTGGATCCTTGGGTGTGCATCGGAGACATGCAAAGGGCGGGAGCAGCCACAACATCTCGCAGAAAGGATGGGAATGGTTGTAGAATTGAGTGTTACCGCAGTTGGGTGTTTGTGGCACGAGGTGCATATGCTGAGGTGTGGACACAGGTGGAAATTACATCAGAGCCTCGGGAGAAGAAGGTGATGAGGAGGAATTGGGTAGGGAACGGGCCATCGATGGTTACTGCAGACGGCGAGGAGAAGGCCAAGATCGTAAGCTGGGCCTTCGGAGGCAGCAGAATGGCATTGGCTAGAGTCGATAAGCGGTCTGTTGAGGTGTGGGATAGTGCTTCTGGGACAATATCAGGTGAATAG